The DNA sequence ATACCTGCATATCGAGTCAGCTATCTATGGCCCTTTCTGCCTGATAAAAGTTTGGTTCCTGTTGCCTACTAATGCCACCAAAGTGCCTTAACAAATTTGGTGACCCAACAATGCCACATAAGTCATTGTAGAATCTGCAATTGTGCACTTGTTCAGCCCTCAACAGAGTGACGTTCTATACTCTGTGGAATACCAAAACATGGAGGATTTCATATGAAACAGATTCTTACACTGCTGCTACTCACTATTTCACTGAATGTCTCTGCTGCTGCCTATATCAAATTAGGCGACATCAAGGGCGAAAGCCAAGCTATTGAAGAAGCCGACAAAGGCTGGACTGAACTGGTGAAAAAGTATCCACGCCAGCAAACACGTGCTCCTGAACGCAAAGCCACGGGAGAAAGCCTTGAAGAGATCAACCTCCACTTTCCTGAATCTCTAAGTGGCTATGTACTGACCGAAAAAAATGAGTTGCTCCATGTCCAGAAAGGAAAAATCGTGAAGCGTATACCGGAAAAGCTGCGTCATAAACAACGTGCGGTTAATGACGAAAAGCCGGAGGAGAAAAAGCGGGAAAAGCCCGAGACTCGACCAACTGACCGCTCACAAGATAGACAGCGATAAAGATTAAGGGTACTTCTAAAAATAGTGATTTTTTTGCGCGAGCAAGGCGGCAATGCACACAGACCCGGAGTGTATACGGCATACATGAGGAGTCTAGGGCCTGTTCACACTAATTGAATACTTACTGTTGTGACTAAAAAAGCGCCAATCAAGGCATGAGGAGAGCAGTTTGGTCATTCCAAATAAACGACGAATAACGCAGAGTGGCGCTTTTTTAGCCACAACCCGAAGGGCTAAGGTCATTTTTTCGTCCAGCTGCGTTATCAGTCGCTTATGTAGAGTGACTACACCTCACTCCTTCTGCCTTGCTGGCCAAAAAAATGGCCCTCAGCAGTAAATATTCAATTAGTGTGAACAGGCCCTAGTACGATGCCAACACGGCTATCGCGGGAAAAGTCCGTTTTTAGAAGTGCCCTTAAACCACCTGCCCTGCAACATACCCTGATGCCCAGGCCCACTGAAAATTAAACCCGCCGAGGTGGCCGGTCACATCGACCACCTCGCCGATAAAATAGAGTCCCGACTGATTTTTGCACTCCATGGTTTTGGAGGATAAACCATCCGTATTGACGCCCCCCAGTGTTACCTCAGCCGTGCGGTAGCCTTCCGTTCCGGCAGGCTTTAGCACCCAGCCATTGAGTTTTTCACCCAGATCTATCAACAGCCTGTCAGGTAAGTCGCCAACTGGTCGATCAGCCTGTTCGGGCCACCACATCTGTTCCAGTTCCTGAACCAGTTTTTTTGGCAGCAGCTGTGACAAAAGTGTCCGCAATAACTGTTTTGGCTGTCGTTGTTTGCAGGTTTTCAACCACTCTTCTGCATTCAACTCCGGCAGCAGATTGATGGATACCCATTCACCCAGTTTCCAGTAGCTGGAGATTTGCAAAATAGCCGGACCGCTCAACCCTCGATGGGTAAACAGGATATTTTCACGAAAGCTTTTGCCATTGCAGCTGACCAGTGAATCTACCGAAACACCTGAGAGCTTTTCCGAGAGTAGTTTGAATCCATCAGTAAATGTAAAAGGCACCAGAGCAGCGGTGAGCGGCAATACCTCCAGACCAAACTGACGGGCAATATCATAGCCAACACCTGACCCACCAAGCGTTGGAATAGATAACCCACCTGACGCCACAACCACTGACTGCGCCTCAAAAACACCTGAACCGGTCTGCACTCGAAAGCCGTTTTCAGCATTTACCGATTGCACATCGCAATTGGTCATTACCTCTACACCGGCATCTTCGCACTCAGCCAGCAGCATATTTAAAATATCTTTGGAGGAGTTATCGCAAAATAGCTGGCCAAGTGTTTTCTCGTGATAGCCAATACCATGTTTGTTCACCAGCTCGATAAAATCCCACTGGGTGTATCGACTCATTGCTGATTTACAGAAGTGCGGATTGGCGGAAAGGTAATTGTCCGGCTCGGCATACATATTGGTAAAGTTACAACGCCCACCGCCGGACATCAGAATTTTCTTACCGACTTTATTGGCGCGCTCCAGCACAACCACCGAGCGACCACGCTGTCCCGCCGTAATCGCACACATCAAACCTGCCGCACCGCCGCCAATAATAACTACGTCGTAATTCTTCAATTTAAAAACTCAATCCAAAAAGTCAGGTGAAATAAATGAGTTGACCATTACAGAACCGGCACAAATAGCGGGCACCTTTTCTGACCACCTTATTGTGCCTGACCATCGACAACTGATGTTCACGGCAGTCACAGCGATAATTCACCGTTCGCATTGAACGCCCTGGAATCCCTTCCATATCCATTTTGCAGGTTCGGCTGTTATCGGCACCAAACAGCGCCATCACCGTTTTCCACTCCTGGCCGTGAGGCCGGACCCGGCCAAACAGCTGCTCAGTTATGTAGTGCGCTACTTCATGCGGAATGGTGGTGCGAAAATGCTCATCCCATTCCTTGGCAAATACCCAGGGATTAAACCGAATCACCCGTTGAATACTCCTGCCACGCCCCACCATTTTGTACATACCGGCTGCCTGCCCTTTCAGATCGAAGCGCACCGGAATCAACTCAAACCGACAATCCAGCTCCGAAGACGCAAAGCGAATATAGCGCTCGGTTTCGGTGATAACCTGTTGCTGCTGCTCCGCATTGATCGGTTCGACAAAGTCCATGTATCAGTATTAACCGCTCAGAGAAAACTAATATAGGGATGAGGATTTTGATGTCAGAGCAAGGCGGCACTGTGCGCAGGGAGGGAGCGTATTGAAATACGTGACCGACCGAGCACAGCGCCAACGCAGCTATGGCTTCAAAAGACCATTCCTACCACATCAAATCGTCGGGGATTTCGAATTGAGCATAGTACTCGTCGTCCGAATCCGGCTCCGCCTGCGCCTCACCCGGATTGTTACGCAGCACTACAAACGTCTCGTTTCGCTGGGCAATCTTCTCAGCTACTGGCGCAGGCACCAACTCAAAACGCTCTTGCTCAGATTCGGCTAACGTCACAATCGCCAGAATGCCACGCTCAAGCTGTTTCTGCTGTTTGGCATCAACGTAGATCTTCTTCACCTTTTTATCGTGGGTAAAGCTGTAACCGATCTCCCCCTGTTTGGGCTGACGGTTACTTTCAATCAGCTGCTTGATCTGGGCAGCAATCGCCTTTTGTTCTGCCTCCGCTGCACGCTGACGGTTCAACTCGCGATCCCGCTCAGCCTTCTCCTGCTGGGCCTTTTGTGCAGCCAGCTTGGTCTCGTCCACCGCCTTCTCGCGGCTTTTGTGCTGCATTTTGGTTTGCTTCTTTTTGTCGCGCTGAACCTGCTTGGCTTTTTTAGAATCCACCAAACCGGCTTTCAGCAATTGATCCTGAAGTGAGTTACCCACTTGGGTGCCTCCTGTATGACTATGTTCGAAAGGTAGGCAGTATATCGGTTTCCGATGATCTCGAAAAACAGTAGAGTGACCCGCTAATACTGATTAGCACCTTCGAGACCTATTGAATGTTTGAAAAACAAGACCTGCTCGACCTGGCCCGCATGAAGATGCCCTTTGGCAAGTACAGTGGCCGAGTACTTATCGACCTGCCTGAAGAATACCTGTTGTGGTTTGAGGGCAAAGGCTTCCCTGAGAGCAAACTGGGTCGCCTTCTGGCACTGGCGCTGGAAATACACCGGAATGGACTCGCCCAAATACTCGACCCACTGCGACAGCCACCCAGGTCCCGTTGAAACGAGTGTTACTCCTCCGACTTGGCGAATGACCCGCCCATTTGGGAACGTGCGGAACTGTATGGTGATTGAGCGCTCTGCTCTACACACACCTCCGGCTTAACAACCATCTCATGGTGCCGCTCCATCTTGCGAACCTGCCACAGCACTATTGTGTAGGCGACTGTGCCCCACAACAGAGAGCCGGCCATCTCACCGGCAATAACACCTACCGCACCAAACCAGTCAGACAGCAGGTACACCAGCGGTACAGTACCCAACAGCGCGCGGGCAAAATTAAACATGGTTGCCTGAGTAGCGCGATTGAGATTGTTTGACGCCGCATTTGCGACAAACAACATGCCGTTAAAGGCGAAACCGATTACCAGCCAGGTCGCGTAAAAATCGATCAGATGTGCCGCATCCCCTTCCGCGCCAAAGGCATCAATAATCTGGTTGCGCAGTAAAAACATCGCCAACCAGATCAACAGCACATACCCTGCATTAACCAGAAGCGCGTTGTAGAGGGTTTGGCGAACCCGACGATATAAGTCAGCACCGGCATTCTGGCCAATGATTGGCCCAACCGAACCGGATAATGCAAAGATCAAGGCAAATGCCACCGGCGCAATCCGCCCCAGAATGGCTGCACCAGCAACCGCACTATCGCCAAAAGTTGCCATGGTTTTCAGAACATAACTGCTGCCGATAGGCGTCGCCAGATTGGTCAACATCGCCGGGCCGGCAATTGGCACAATTGCGCGCAGGTCTGCCCTTAGAGATTGCCAGCTCGGTTTCTTACCCAACTGATGATGCTTCCATACCGCTATCGCTCCGATGGTGATCAGCGTCAGGCGGGAAATTACCGACGCAGTGGCCGCGCCCTGAATACCCATATCCATCCCGAAGATAAGAATTGGATCCAGCACCGCATTTACCGCCGCCGCGCCCATAGTGGTCCACATCGAACGACGCGCATCGCCCACTGCGCGCAGTGCCGCCGCAGCGCACATACCGCAAGCCAACAGAGGTGTGCTTGGGAGAATAATTCGGCTGTAATCCAGTGCCAGCTCAAGGGTCAGCCCACTGGCACCCAGGAATACAAACAGATCTTCAAGATAAATCCATACCGGCAACATCACCACTGTCGCCAACAACGCACTGAATAGCATCAGGTTGCCGTAGTAGCGCCCGGCTAGCTCCCGGTCGTGACGCCCTTCGGCACGAGCTACCAGCGCCCCCATACCGATCTGCAAGCCAATACCCACCGAGGTGAGAAAGAACAGTAACGTACCGGAAAAGCCAATCGCCGCCGCCAGTTCCTCATGCCCTAGCAGGCTGAGAAAATACATATCGACCAGATCGACAGTAAACAGCGCCAACAAACCTACTGTGCTGGCGCCAGTCATTACGAGAATGTGTTTAAGCGTTGAACCTTTGGTGAATACCGCAGTTTTCATCGAGTCAGTCGTCCATTAACAGCTCAAGTGAAGCAGCATACAGCAACGAAGTACTTTCGCCAGAAACTTAACGCAACTTTCTGACTTTAAAATTGCGCCCTTTGATCTTACCTTTTTCGAGGCGTTTCAAAGCCTGGTTGGCAACGGCACGTTTAACCGCCACAAAGGCACTGAAATCATAAATATCTATTTTGCCCACCTGCTGGCCGGGTATACCAGCATCACCGGTAAGTGCACCGAGAATATCTCCGGGCCGAACTTTCTGCTTGCGACCGCCGGCAATCTCCAGCGTGACCATTGGCGGGCGCAGCTCAAAATCATTCGGCGCTTTCATATCCGCAAGATTGCCTTCCTCAATTGGGTTTCCCTGATACTCGGCAATGGCATCCAGCTTATACAGCTCACGCTCGGTATAGAGGCTCCAGGCGAAACCACTTTTACCTGCACGGCCGGTACGACCGATACGGTGGACATACACTTCTGGGTCGCGTGACAGCTCCACATTCACCACCGCCTGCAGATCGCTGATATCCAGTCCACGTGCCGCCACATCCGTGGCCACCAACACCGAGCAGCTGCGGTTTGCAAATCGCACCAGCACCTGATCACGATCGCGCTGCTCAAGGTCGCCGTGCAACGCCAGAGCCGAAATCCCCTGCTCGCGTAACTCAGCCGCCAATTCGGCACATTGCTTTTTGGTGTTGCAGAACGCCACCGTGGATTCAGGACGATACGTAGCCAGCAACTTGATCAGCGCTTCAGCACGTGCTGATTTTTCTACATGGAAAAAACACTGCTCGATATCAGAACTTTTGTGGACCGCCTCTACGCTTACCGACACTGGCTGACGTTGGATAGAGGCGCTCAATTGTTCAATGGTGTCTGGATAGGTCGCCGAAAACAGCAGTGTCTGGCGCTTTTTCGGGGTCAGGTTAATGATCTCGGTAATTCGGTCATAAAACCCCATATCCAGCATGCGATCAGCTTCATCCAGTACCAGCATCTGTAAATGCTTCAGCGACAGCGACCCTTTACGCAAATGCTCCTGAATACGCCCCGGGGTCCCCACCACAATATGCGCGCCGTGTTCGAGCGAGCCCAGCTGTGGCCCAAAACCCACACCGCCACAGAGGGTCAGAATTTTGGTGTTATGGGTAAACCGCGCCAGCCGACGCAGCTCCTTGGCCACCTGATCCGCCAGTTCGCGGGTCGGACATAACACCAGTCCCTGCACTTTAAAGCTCTTTACGTTGAGCTGGGTCAGCATGGGAATCCCAAACGACGCCGTCTTGCCACTGCCGGTTTTGGCCTTGGCAATCACATCCCGACCGCCCAGCGCGTACGGAAGGCTCTTGGCCTGAATGGGGGTCATTTCCCGATAGCCGAGGTCATCAAGGTTTTTGAGCAGACTTTGGGGGAGTTTGAGTGAGGCGAATTTGGTGTTTTGCACTTGGGGGAAGCTGTGTTGGTGGGTGGAGGGGGATTGTAGCAGATATCTAGCTTGTCATTCCCGCACAAGCGGGACTAATACGTTTACGCATTGAGCGCCGATGGCGATAATCTATTTCTTGTCATCCTGAGCGGAGCGAAGGATCTCATAGGGTTGCTTGGATTCTTGGGATTTCGCCCCCGAAGGCTAGGTGTGCGCCTGCGGCGGGCTGGGTTCAGTGTACTGGGGGCGAGTTTCTTTTCTTTTTGCCTTCCCAAAAAGAAAAGAAACCAAAAGAAAAAGGGGCTAAAAGCGCTTCACCTTCTCGGCAGTGAATTGTACAGCCCCTAGAAGCTCGCTTACTCCCCAAGTGGGACTGCTATATCCTGCGGTGCTTCTGGATTCTACCCAAAGGCCTAATGAACTAGTGGCGATTCATTACTTGTGACTTACAAGGGTCTCATCGTTTATATGCGAACATCCTTTTCAATCATAAATGCAATAACTAACTGCCCCCTTTTAATTAAAAAGCCTTCCTGATAAATCCCTTGTTGCTCCCGCTCTCTCTTAAATCGCCATACATGATCACCTTCCTTATAATTATTTGCCATACATCTTGCTTGACTCACATAGTTAACCTTCTCATAGTGCTTGAGCTTCTCTTCATATTCTACATAACCCAATTGATCTGGAATATAATACGCCAATACCTCTTCTCTAGCTGAAACATCGGCGGCCAACATTTTCAAAATGGCCTCATTAATTGAAACCTCAACAACAAAATCCTTATCCAGAAAAAATTCACTCTCGACAGAATCTCCAGAACGGCAGTCAATAAGCTTAGTTTCTTCTGTGGCATTTGAAGTATCTATATATAAAACAAGCATCAAGCCTAGAGAAAACAATTTAAGCATTACGCACCTCTATCTAATAAATGTTGGCAGGTTTCTACTTCATATTAAGATTACAGCAATATCGTAACTTTATTCTTGGGTAGAACCTAAAAGCATCGCAGGATATAACAGTGAATCTTGGGGAGTAAGTAAACCCCTAGGGTCAGTACAATTCACTGCCGAGAAGGTGAAGCTCTTTTAAGGCTCTTTCTTTTGCATTCTTTTCTTTGAGCCAGCAAAGAAAAGAATGTCGCCCCCAGTGCATGGAAGCCGCCCGCCGCAGGCGCACTCCAAACCTTCGGGGGCGAAATCCAAAGAACCAGAGCAACCTTGTGAGATCCTTCGCTACGCTCAGGATGACAACGTAATCGCTCAGAATGACAATCTGTACGTTCACGGGAATGACGGAAACAAAAAAGGGCGACTAATTCAGCCGCCCTTTTCAACTCAAACAATCAGCACATCACAACTTGGTGCGAACCGACCAAAGCTCCGGGAAGAAGCTCAAATCCAGAGCCTTCACCAGATAACTCACACCACCAGTACCACCAGTCCCCTTACGGTAACCGATAATGCGCTCAACCGTCTTCATGTGGGCAAAACGCCAGGTCTGGAAACGGTGTTCCATATCCACCAGCTTCTCCGCCCATTCGTACAGATCCCAGTACTCATCACCTTTTTTATAGATCTCACCCCAAATCTCTTCTACTTTCGGGTTGCTTGTGTAAGCAACACTCCAGTCACGCTCCAGGCACTCTTTGGGTACATCAAAGCCGCGTTTGGCCAAGAGCTGCAGGGTCAGGTCGTAGATGCTGGGTGCATTCAGAACATCGTTTACGCGCGTGAAGATTTCCGGGAAAGCCTTGTGAGCATTCACCATATCGCGGTTTTTATTGCCCAGGGAGAATTCGATGATGCGGTATTGGTAAGACTGGAAGCCGGAGCTTTGACCCAGTGAATCACGGAAACTCAGGTAGTCTTTTGGAGTCATGGTGGACAATACATTCCACGAGTGAATCAACTGCTCCTGGCAACGGGCGATACGCGCCAGCATTTTCATCGCAGGCCCCAGCTCATCGCGTTTTACACTCTCCATGGCCGCTGTCAGCTCATGGATCATCAGTTTCATCCACAGCTCGGACGCCTGGTGGATGACGATAAACATCATCTCATCGTGGCTGTCTGACAGGCAGTGCTGAGCATTCAGCACCTGATCCAGAGCCAAATACTGACCATAACTGATATCCTGATCCCAGTGGATTTCTTCCCCTTTGAGATCGACGGTATTGTCGGACATTGGACATTTCACGTTAGTTACCCCTGACCAAAATTGTTTACACGTAAAGATTGTAAGGGTTTGTAAGAATATTGGAAATATTGACAATACTCCGCTTCTCTGCGCAATTTCAGGCTGAATTCATCCTCACAATCGATGTCCTCATCGGTATAATGCCGCGATGATTGATCACGCCTTAAACGTCCTGCACGAAATCTACGGTTACGACGCCTTCCGCGGCCCTCAGCAAGCGGTTATCGAATCCGCGTTGGCAGGCCACGACACTCTTGTGCTGATGCCCAC is a window from the Porticoccaceae bacterium LTM1 genome containing:
- a CDS encoding NAD(P)/FAD-dependent oxidoreductase, whose product is MKNYDVVIIGGGAAGLMCAITAGQRGRSVVVLERANKVGKKILMSGGGRCNFTNMYAEPDNYLSANPHFCKSAMSRYTQWDFIELVNKHGIGYHEKTLGQLFCDNSSKDILNMLLAECEDAGVEVMTNCDVQSVNAENGFRVQTGSGVFEAQSVVVASGGLSIPTLGGSGVGYDIARQFGLEVLPLTAALVPFTFTDGFKLLSEKLSGVSVDSLVSCNGKSFRENILFTHRGLSGPAILQISSYWKLGEWVSINLLPELNAEEWLKTCKQRQPKQLLRTLLSQLLPKKLVQELEQMWWPEQADRPVGDLPDRLLIDLGEKLNGWVLKPAGTEGYRTAEVTLGGVNTDGLSSKTMECKNQSGLYFIGEVVDVTGHLGGFNFQWAWASGYVAGQVV
- a CDS encoding SprT-like domain-containing protein — encoded protein: MDFVEPINAEQQQQVITETERYIRFASSELDCRFELIPVRFDLKGQAAGMYKMVGRGRSIQRVIRFNPWVFAKEWDEHFRTTIPHEVAHYITEQLFGRVRPHGQEWKTVMALFGADNSRTCKMDMEGIPGRSMRTVNYRCDCREHQLSMVRHNKVVRKGARYLCRFCNGQLIYFT
- a CDS encoding DUF2058 domain-containing protein, with protein sequence MGNSLQDQLLKAGLVDSKKAKQVQRDKKKQTKMQHKSREKAVDETKLAAQKAQQEKAERDRELNRQRAAEAEQKAIAAQIKQLIESNRQPKQGEIGYSFTHDKKVKKIYVDAKQQKQLERGILAIVTLAESEQERFELVPAPVAEKIAQRNETFVVLRNNPGEAQAEPDSDDEYYAQFEIPDDLMW
- a CDS encoding DUF3820 family protein gives rise to the protein MFEKQDLLDLARMKMPFGKYSGRVLIDLPEEYLLWFEGKGFPESKLGRLLALALEIHRNGLAQILDPLRQPPRSR
- a CDS encoding MATE family efflux transporter, with product MKTAVFTKGSTLKHILVMTGASTVGLLALFTVDLVDMYFLSLLGHEELAAAIGFSGTLLFFLTSVGIGLQIGMGALVARAEGRHDRELAGRYYGNLMLFSALLATVVMLPVWIYLEDLFVFLGASGLTLELALDYSRIILPSTPLLACGMCAAAALRAVGDARRSMWTTMGAAAVNAVLDPILIFGMDMGIQGAATASVISRLTLITIGAIAVWKHHQLGKKPSWQSLRADLRAIVPIAGPAMLTNLATPIGSSYVLKTMATFGDSAVAGAAILGRIAPVAFALIFALSGSVGPIIGQNAGADLYRRVRQTLYNALLVNAGYVLLIWLAMFLLRNQIIDAFGAEGDAAHLIDFYATWLVIGFAFNGMLFVANAASNNLNRATQATMFNFARALLGTVPLVYLLSDWFGAVGVIAGEMAGSLLWGTVAYTIVLWQVRKMERHHEMVVKPEVCVEQSAQSPYSSARSQMGGSFAKSEE
- the dbpA gene encoding ATP-dependent RNA helicase DbpA; amino-acid sequence: MQNTKFASLKLPQSLLKNLDDLGYREMTPIQAKSLPYALGGRDVIAKAKTGSGKTASFGIPMLTQLNVKSFKVQGLVLCPTRELADQVAKELRRLARFTHNTKILTLCGGVGFGPQLGSLEHGAHIVVGTPGRIQEHLRKGSLSLKHLQMLVLDEADRMLDMGFYDRITEIINLTPKKRQTLLFSATYPDTIEQLSASIQRQPVSVSVEAVHKSSDIEQCFFHVEKSARAEALIKLLATYRPESTVAFCNTKKQCAELAAELREQGISALALHGDLEQRDRDQVLVRFANRSCSVLVATDVAARGLDISDLQAVVNVELSRDPEVYVHRIGRTGRAGKSGFAWSLYTERELYKLDAIAEYQGNPIEEGNLADMKAPNDFELRPPMVTLEIAGGRKQKVRPGDILGALTGDAGIPGQQVGKIDIYDFSAFVAVKRAVANQALKRLEKGKIKGRNFKVRKLR
- the kynA gene encoding tryptophan 2,3-dioxygenase — translated: MSDNTVDLKGEEIHWDQDISYGQYLALDQVLNAQHCLSDSHDEMMFIVIHQASELWMKLMIHELTAAMESVKRDELGPAMKMLARIARCQEQLIHSWNVLSTMTPKDYLSFRDSLGQSSGFQSYQYRIIEFSLGNKNRDMVNAHKAFPEIFTRVNDVLNAPSIYDLTLQLLAKRGFDVPKECLERDWSVAYTSNPKVEEIWGEIYKKGDEYWDLYEWAEKLVDMEHRFQTWRFAHMKTVERIIGYRKGTGGTGGVSYLVKALDLSFFPELWSVRTKL